The genomic stretch TGGAGTTGTGTTAATCTATAATAGCATTGGTTCTTTTACTTCTGTGCAAAGTTCCAATCCTGAACAGTTGAACTTGACTGTGATTCATATGTTATGATAGTTGGATTCATTACTTGTATACTATAATTTTTATCCACATATTAATCAGTTGCTTATGTTAATTTTTCAGGTTCCTGGTGAACCGAACATATCTTATATATGTTCTCGTTATTATCGTGCCCCGGAGCTCATATTTGGCGCAACGGAGTATACTACTTCAATAGACATATGGTCAGCTGGTTGTGTTCTAGCTGAGTTGCTTCTTGGTCAGGTTGGTTGCCTTCATATAATGATTAACCTAATACTTTTGTACCTCAATTCAATCAAACATTTATGTTGTGATGCTAACCTCTTGGATCTCGTGTATGTATCAGCCACTGTTTCCGGGAGAGAGCGCAGTTGATCAGCTGGTAGAGATTATCAAGGTACTGCAAAATTTTCTAAAGTAGACATTCTGTTCTTCTGCCATGGTGTTTCTTATTGTCATGTGATATGTCTGTAGGTTCTTGGTACTCCAACCCGGGAGGAGATAAGATGCATGAATCCCAACTATACTGAGTTCAGGTTTCCTCAGATAAAGGCTCATCCGTGGCACAAGGTATTCATATGTTAAATCATGTTTCTGTTCACATCTATGATTCCATTTTACCTTTAGGTACTGTAGTTGGTATACATGTAGTCCACAGTCCAACATGTTTTTGAAGGGCGCTTAAGAACTTGTTTGTAGATCATATCGAAAATTTGAGTTTAGAATGCATAAGGTACTAACTGATCCCTCTACTTCCTGTTTTATCTGCCAGATTTTCCACAAGAGAATGCCTCCTGAAGCTATAGACCTTGCTTCCCGTCTCCTTCAGTATTCACCAAGTCTTCGCTGCTCTGCTGTGAGTATTTCTTTTACTCTGTTTATTTAGAGTTGGCTTTGATGCTAATATTTTGAGGGTAATAGACATTGGAATGAGACATTGGACTAAGGTGGTTGTGTTGCATATGCTCAATTTTACTTGGCTGTGCTTATTCGAAAGGTTCCATTGTTGTCAATTATTCGTAGTCTTGTAGACCATGACCAATTAAAAGTGGTTAAGTCCATGTGGAAGTATGTCCTCTCAAACCTTAGCTTATGGTcctgcatggatatgataattaTGTTGCCCAGTGGTCCAGAAGGCTAGAACCAAGAGTTTTGATGGATGTTAGCTGATGAAGAGTGGGTGCAACTTTATAGTCACATGTGCTTGTTAAGTGTACTAGCTAGTGGCCCACCTAAAAAGAGTAGTGATAGTCCTCATGCTGTAGGTGGTGCACATAATCTTTAATGTATCAGTTTGTTGGTTAGAAATGTTCTTATGTGTTTCATGTATTCTATGCAGCTTGATGCATGTGCTCATCCCTTCTTTGATGAGCTGCGGGCGCCGAATGCGCGCCTACCAAATGGCCGTCCATTCCCTCTGCTCTTTAACTTCAAACATGAAGTAAGTAAATTAAACACAGTGCAAAGTTCAAATAGTTAGTTTAGCCACATGCTTCAGTTCAATCATTGAATTCTGAAAGCATCCACTTCGCTCTTGCTCTACTGATTTGCTCATCAGTTTCCCCTTTTCTGCTCTGCAGCTAGCAAATGCATCTCCGGACCTCATCAACAGGCTTGTACCGGAGCACATTAGACGGCAGAACGGTGTCAACTTCGGGCATGTTGGGAGCTAGGAGGGCAGGCGTTGCGATGGTCGAGTTTTTGGTCTTGGTTCCCCATGTGCAGGGCCGATGCAAGCGAAGGTGATATTGCACCATCTGGAGAGGAGAGAGGGGCTCAGCAGTACCAGAGAGAAGTGAGTATGTAAATTATCTGACCGTTAAGGAGTACCGCCAGTGTTAAGCCAGTAACTGGCACATGTTGGTCCAGTAGTTAAGGGTAAGAATGTAGGTGGAGACTGGTTAATGCTTAGGGTTGTTTTTGGTTATTACCATTTTGTAATGTTCGTTGGTACTTCCCCAGCAGTAGTGTAGCTGCTCCTGTTTTGTTCGTCCGCCATGATGTAAATGATCATCACCCAACTGCAATGTCTGTTCTCTCTGATCGTTTCTTAGTCCTGATGCTGTTGTGATGGAGCTCTGACTCGGAGGCAGGAAAGTGTGAAGTACTTCACGCTCTCGAAATGGAGTTGCTGCTGGTGAAACTATAGCGAGGTTGTATTGAAATTTTGCGTTCCAACATACAGCCAAGTACAAATGCATCTTGCCTATTCTATTGGTTGGAACTTGGAAGTAGTCTGATCAGTAGTTCAATCGCAAATGTTCATTCCCAGCTCCCAAGGCCACAAATACTTTCGGATTGTAGTGTACATGAACAATTCCTTCAAATCGTAGTTTGATTTTGTTTTTACACAGAGATGATCGAAATTTACAAGCAGACAGCTGCAGTTTATAGACGcggccgcgccggcgccggcgcctcgCCGCCGTAGTCCTTGACCTTGCTCCACAGCACGGGCCAAGTGGCCTTCCGGATGTCGGCCAGGTTCACCCCATCCCAGCCTCTGCCCGCGAGCTCCACAGCCATGGCGACCGCCGCGGCCACGACGTCCTCCACGCCGCCGTCCACGGCCGCATCCACGATGCCTCGGCGCACGACCTCCGCGGCCGTGATCTTCTCCCCCTTCATGACCAGGTCCCTCCTGGCGACGGCGTCGGGGACCTTGTGCCGGACCAGCTCGCCGACGAAGTCAACGATCTTGATCCCCGCGTCGACCTCGCTCATGTAGAGGAACCCGCGGGAGGCGCGCATGACGACGGCGTCGTGCGCCAGCGCGAGCTCGCAGCCGGCGCCCGCGGCGTGGCCCGTGACGGCCGCGACGGTGGGCACGGGGAGCGCGAGGAGGTCGGCGACCAGGCCCCGGAGCGCCATGCGCATCGCCGAGACGCGGTGCCCCGGCGCCGGGGCCGGCCCGGCGCGCGCCCAGACCAGGTCGTAGCCGTTGCTGAAGAACTTGCCCTCGGCGGCCAGGACGAGCGCGCCGACGCCGCTGGGGGAGGCGCGGCGGGTGGTGGCCACCGCGGAGCGGATCGCGGAGAGCAGGGCTGGGCTGAGACGGTGctcccccgcgccggtgagggTGATGACGTGCACTCGGCCGCGCTTCTCCACGGCGCACAGGTTTCCCCCGGTGGCCATGCCTTTCATCATTAGTAAAACTGACACGGAGTTTGGGGTTCCTCAGTGTTTCTAATCAGTTTTGATTATTTTCCCCTCTtgtcattttttttattaaaactGGAGGGGTGTGCACGCCTACAGTGTTCCCCTCTTGTCGTTGAAACTTGAGAA from Sorghum bicolor cultivar BTx623 chromosome 3, Sorghum_bicolor_NCBIv3, whole genome shotgun sequence encodes the following:
- the LOC8080498 gene encoding enoyl-CoA delta isomerase 2, peroxisomal, translating into MMKGMATGGNLCAVEKRGRVHVITLTGAGEHRLSPALLSAIRSAVATTRRASPSGVGALVLAAEGKFFSNGYDLVWARAGPAPAPGHRVSAMRMALRGLVADLLALPVPTVAAVTGHAAGAGCELALAHDAVVMRASRGFLYMSEVDAGIKIVDFVGELVRHKVPDAVARRDLVMKGEKITAAEVVRRGIVDAAVDGGVEDVVAAAVAMAVELAGRGWDGVNLADIRKATWPVLWSKVKDYGGEAPAPARPRL